A part of Setaria viridis chromosome 8, Setaria_viridis_v4.0, whole genome shotgun sequence genomic DNA contains:
- the LOC117834348 gene encoding uncharacterized protein, with protein sequence MEYIQFEVADFEISYHTILRRPALAKFMAISYYVYLILKMPGPNGVLYIHGDLKRSYDCKTEAVELVATTQVPNFVMQVFATSKKLSLTELEILEKKLEPTNVKPAREVDLKAIDLETGNISKIALIHEG encoded by the coding sequence ATGGAGTACATCCAGTTTGAGGTGGCTGACTTTGAGATTTCATATCACACCATCCTCAGAAGACCagcactggccaagttcatggccatctcGTATTATGTGTACCTaatactcaagatgccgggacccaatGGAGTACTGTACATacacggagacttgaagagatcatatgaCTGCAAaacagaagctgtggagctggtagcaactactcaagtaccaaacTTCGTGATGCAAGTCTTTGCTACCTCCAAGAAATTGTCCTTAACAGAACTCGAAATCCTAGAGAAGAAGTTAGAGCCAACCAATGTCAAGCCGGCAAGAGAGGTTGAtctcaaagccattgacctcgagactGGCAAcatttccaagatagccctaaTTCACGagggctag